The Sphingomonas alpina genome has a segment encoding these proteins:
- a CDS encoding GspE/PulE family protein, whose protein sequence is MHIARGDEVEPATDAPVELPEAFIPPSAMVAIPYGFARRFGVVLEPDGGDHLAISMREGADPRVLLELRRHLARPFDVGFVSAEEFDRKLSDAYAMDGQAAAVAAGTLGLGDELDILAGDMPTADDLLDTADDAPAIRLINGIIADAARNGVSDIHIEPYETGLVVRMRIDGVLRETLRMPPHVAPVIVSRVKVMARLDIAERRVPQDGRIGLTLAGKLLDVRVSTLPSRAGERVVLRILDKENAGITLDVLGMTPAINTMLKGAVSEPNGIILVTGPTGSGKTTTLYAALRLLNDGSRNILTVEDPVEYAMEGIGQTQVNPKVGLTFAAGLRAILRQDPDVVMVGEIRDKETAEIAVQASLTGHLVLSTVHTNDAVGAITRMRDMKIEPFLLASTLRAVIAQRLVRRLCQTCRRPVQAQGSVSALLGFDPGAIVYEPVGCEDCNGTGFKGRIGVFEAIRIDETIRRLINDGGDEAIIARHAFVNAPNLGSAARQLVRDGLTTPEEAVRVSRRDMADVEAPLVIDANGNA, encoded by the coding sequence ATGCACATCGCGCGCGGCGACGAGGTCGAGCCTGCAACCGATGCGCCGGTCGAACTGCCAGAAGCTTTCATACCACCATCGGCGATGGTCGCCATTCCCTATGGCTTTGCGCGGCGTTTCGGTGTGGTGCTCGAACCGGATGGCGGCGATCATCTGGCCATCTCGATGCGTGAAGGCGCTGACCCGCGCGTCCTGCTCGAACTCAGGCGACATCTCGCGCGGCCCTTCGATGTCGGGTTCGTCAGCGCCGAGGAATTCGATCGCAAACTGTCCGACGCCTATGCGATGGACGGACAGGCGGCGGCGGTCGCAGCAGGGACGCTGGGCCTTGGCGACGAGCTCGACATTCTGGCCGGCGACATGCCGACCGCCGACGATCTGCTCGATACCGCCGACGATGCCCCGGCGATCCGCCTGATCAACGGCATCATTGCCGATGCGGCGCGCAACGGCGTGTCGGATATCCATATCGAGCCCTATGAAACCGGCCTCGTCGTGCGGATGCGCATCGATGGCGTGCTGCGCGAGACGCTGCGTATGCCACCGCATGTCGCACCGGTCATCGTCAGCCGCGTCAAGGTCATGGCGCGACTCGATATCGCCGAGCGCCGCGTGCCGCAGGACGGGCGCATCGGCCTGACGCTGGCCGGCAAGCTGCTCGACGTGCGCGTATCGACCCTGCCGAGCCGCGCGGGAGAGCGTGTCGTGCTGCGTATCCTGGACAAGGAAAATGCCGGGATCACGCTTGACGTGCTCGGCATGACGCCGGCGATCAACACCATGCTGAAAGGCGCGGTTTCCGAGCCCAACGGCATCATCCTCGTCACCGGCCCGACCGGCTCGGGCAAGACCACCACGCTTTATGCCGCACTGCGCCTGCTCAACGACGGCAGTCGCAATATCCTGACGGTCGAGGACCCGGTCGAATATGCCATGGAAGGGATCGGCCAGACCCAGGTCAATCCCAAGGTCGGCCTGACCTTCGCCGCGGGGCTGCGCGCGATTCTGCGCCAGGATCCCGATGTGGTGATGGTCGGCGAAATTCGTGACAAGGAAACCGCCGAGATTGCGGTGCAGGCATCGCTCACCGGCCATCTCGTGCTCTCGACCGTCCATACCAATGATGCGGTCGGCGCAATCACGCGCATGCGCGACATGAAGATCGAGCCCTTCCTGCTCGCCTCGACTTTGCGCGCGGTGATCGCGCAGCGGCTGGTGCGGCGTTTGTGCCAGACCTGTCGCAGGCCGGTACAAGCACAAGGGTCGGTATCGGCGTTGCTCGGCTTCGACCCCGGTGCGATCGTCTATGAACCGGTCGGCTGCGAGGATTGCAACGGCACCGGGTTCAAGGGCCGGATCGGCGTGTTCGAGGCGATCCGCATCGACGAGACGATCCGCCGCCTGATCAACGATGGCGGCGATGAGGCGATCATTGCGCGTCATGCCTTCGTCAACGCGCCCAATCTCGGATCGGCTGCGCGACAGCTCGTCCGCGACGGACTGACGACGCCGGAGGAGGCGGTACGCGTTTCGCGCCGCGACATGGCCGATGTCGAAGCTCCTTTGGTGATCGACGCGAACGGCAATGCCTGA
- the gspG gene encoding type II secretion system major pseudopilin GspG, producing the protein MKRSAEHGFTPVRRSAEHGFTLVELMVVIVILGLLATIVALNVIPQGERAKSEKAKADIATIENGLELYKLNLSNYPTTSQGLAALLNAPADLGDPSRYQKGGYIKKLPDDPWGRPYLYASPGTHGDTDIWTFGADGKEGGEGADADIGSWQ; encoded by the coding sequence GTGAAGCGTTCCGCCGAACACGGCTTCACCCCCGTGAGGCGTTCCGCCGAACACGGCTTCACATTGGTTGAGCTGATGGTGGTGATCGTCATTCTCGGCCTGCTCGCGACGATCGTCGCGCTTAATGTGATCCCGCAGGGCGAGCGCGCCAAGTCGGAAAAAGCCAAGGCCGATATCGCGACGATCGAGAATGGCCTGGAACTCTACAAGCTCAACCTGTCGAACTACCCGACCACGTCGCAGGGGCTGGCGGCGCTGCTCAATGCACCGGCCGATCTTGGCGACCCGTCGCGCTACCAGAAGGGCGGCTATATCAAGAAGCTGCCCGACGACCCCTGGGGACGTCCTTACCTCTATGCCTCGCCGGGCACGCATGGCGACACCGATATCTGGACTTTTGGTGCGGACGGGAAAGAAGGCGGCGAGGGAGCCGATGCCGATATCGGCAGCTGGCAGTGA
- a CDS encoding GspH/FimT family pseudopilin — protein MRRFAEHGFTPVRRFAEHGFTLVELMIVITIIGLASAVVVLAIPDPRGRLIDDATRFAARARAAHDSAIVEARPVSIWISGGGYGFDTRSRGTWQPISEKPFKVARWADGVTPVLSGDRDRVVFDSTGLADRSFDVRLTRDGESTIVRIGADGSVKVDG, from the coding sequence TTGAGACGTTTCGCCGAACACGGCTTCACACCCGTGAGGCGTTTCGCCGAACACGGCTTCACACTGGTCGAGCTGATGATCGTCATCACGATCATCGGGCTGGCATCGGCTGTCGTCGTGCTGGCGATCCCCGATCCGCGCGGCCGGCTGATCGACGACGCGACGCGCTTCGCGGCGCGCGCGCGCGCCGCGCATGATTCGGCGATCGTCGAGGCGCGGCCGGTGAGTATCTGGATTTCCGGTGGCGGTTATGGTTTCGACACGCGGAGCCGCGGTACCTGGCAGCCGATCAGCGAAAAGCCGTTCAAGGTGGCGCGCTGGGCCGACGGCGTCACGCCGGTACTGAGCGGCGACCGCGATCGGGTCGTGTTCGATTCGACTGGCCTTGCGGATCGTTCGTTCGATGTCCGCCTGACCCGCGATGGCGAGAGCACGATCGTGCGGATCGGCGCTGATGGTTCGGTCAAAGTCGATGGCTGA
- the gspI gene encoding type II secretion system minor pseudopilin GspI: MADRLPITRSTSSRRSAERGFTLIEMMVALAVFSLAALALIRLEGATIRGAGMLDSALTAQMVARNVAIEALSDSRPPAIGQARGVEQNGGRSWGWTRVTRPTGDTRILRIDVSVADTAGQVQGRLTVVRPASLPGASS; this comes from the coding sequence ATGGCTGACAGGCTTCCAATCACTCGCTCCACCTCTTCGCGGCGTTCCGCCGAACGCGGCTTCACGCTGATCGAGATGATGGTGGCGCTTGCGGTGTTCAGTCTCGCTGCGCTGGCGCTGATCCGTCTGGAAGGGGCGACGATCCGCGGTGCGGGGATGCTCGATTCTGCGCTGACCGCCCAGATGGTCGCGCGCAATGTCGCGATCGAAGCATTGAGCGACTCTCGCCCGCCTGCGATCGGCCAGGCCCGGGGCGTCGAGCAGAATGGCGGCCGCAGCTGGGGCTGGACGCGCGTGACTCGTCCGACCGGCGACACGCGCATCCTGCGCATCGACGTCTCGGTCGCGGATACGGCAGGGCAGGTGCAGGGACGATTGACCGTGGTGCGCCCGGCTTCCTTGCCCGGGGCGTCGTCATGA
- the gspJ gene encoding type II secretion system minor pseudopilin GspJ yields the protein MRRSAEHGFTPVRRSAEHGFTLVELMISFLIFGMLASAGVALLSFSVRAQGVTGARLDDVGALSRLSSALSADFAQASFRTTRNEAGDVLPAFTGESGSGTTPMLRLVRGGWSNLDRARRASEQKVEYRLADGNIERISFPMLDGAEPLAPAVLLSDVRQVSLRYRINGAWSDVWQGSARSPLPQVVEMRLVRGNGTEFRQLFLVGAGYAPKGLETGNGG from the coding sequence ATGAGACGTTCCGCCGAACACGGCTTCACGCCCGTGAGGCGTTCCGCCGAACACGGCTTCACGCTGGTCGAGTTGATGATCTCCTTCCTGATCTTCGGCATGCTCGCCTCGGCGGGCGTTGCCTTGCTGTCATTCAGCGTGCGGGCGCAGGGCGTGACCGGGGCACGGCTCGACGATGTCGGCGCGTTGAGCCGCCTGTCATCGGCGCTGTCGGCCGATTTCGCCCAGGCCTCTTTCCGCACGACGCGCAACGAGGCGGGCGACGTCTTGCCCGCCTTCACTGGAGAATCCGGCTCGGGAACGACGCCGATGCTGCGTCTCGTGCGCGGCGGCTGGAGCAATCTCGATCGGGCCCGCCGCGCGAGCGAGCAGAAGGTCGAATATCGGCTTGCCGACGGTAATATCGAACGCATCTCCTTTCCGATGCTCGATGGCGCCGAACCGTTGGCCCCGGCCGTGCTGCTGAGCGACGTGCGTCAAGTGTCCCTGCGTTATCGGATCAACGGTGCATGGAGCGATGTCTGGCAGGGCAGCGCCAGGTCGCCGCTCCCGCAAGTGGTCGAAATGCGGCTGGTCCGCGGCAACGGCACTGAGTTCCGCCAGCTTTTCCTGGTCGGGGCCGGCTATGCGCCCAAGGGGCTGGAGACCGGCAATGGCGGCTGA